A stretch of the Psychroserpens sp. Hel_I_66 genome encodes the following:
- a CDS encoding MBL fold metallo-hydrolase, with translation MNYLKLLLILLCFTTFSCKTDTKKQSTDTAETTETNLVAENSSEMSNTEKGDMLDINPISHATMVLTLGNDDIYVDPTGGTEAFSEFTSPEIVLLTDIHGDHYDIETLKGLDLSNATVIAPKAVVDMFPKDLKTKTIITLNNGETYDTTQGFSVEALPMYNLREEALKFHPKGRGNGYVLTINDERIYISGDTEDIPEMRNLKNIDKAFICMNLPYTMTVEKAVEAVLEFKPKTVYPYHYRGQDGMSDTEKFKTMVNLGDGSIKVVQLNWYN, from the coding sequence ATGAACTATTTAAAATTACTTTTAATCTTATTGTGTTTTACAACTTTTTCTTGTAAAACAGATACAAAAAAACAATCAACGGATACTGCAGAAACTACTGAAACAAATTTGGTTGCTGAGAATTCTTCGGAAATGTCTAATACTGAAAAAGGAGATATGTTAGACATAAATCCTATCTCTCATGCCACTATGGTTTTAACTTTAGGAAACGATGACATTTACGTTGATCCAACTGGAGGAACAGAGGCTTTTTCTGAATTTACCTCTCCGGAAATCGTCTTGCTCACTGATATTCATGGTGATCATTATGATATTGAAACCCTTAAGGGATTAGATTTATCTAATGCTACTGTAATTGCACCAAAAGCTGTAGTTGACATGTTTCCGAAGGATTTAAAGACAAAAACTATAATTACCTTAAATAATGGTGAGACGTATGATACTACTCAAGGTTTCTCTGTTGAAGCATTACCTATGTACAATTTGCGTGAAGAGGCTCTAAAATTTCATCCCAAAGGACGTGGTAACGGTTATGTGCTAACTATAAATGATGAGCGTATTTATATCTCTGGCGATACAGAGGATATTCCTGAAATGAGAAATCTCAAAAACATAGATAAAGCATTTATATGTATGAATTTGCCATATACAATGACCGTTGAAAAGGCAGTTGAAGCTGTGTTGGAATTTAAACCAAAAACGGTTTATCCATACCATTATCGTGGCCAAGACGGTATGAGCGACACAGAAAAATTTAAGACCATGGTGAACCTTGGAGATGGGTCTATTAAAGTGGTTCAACTGAATTGGTACAATTAA
- the ettA gene encoding energy-dependent translational throttle protein EttA, with amino-acid sequence MSDDKKVIFSMSGLTKTFQSAQTPVLKNIYLSFFYGAKIGILGLNGSGKSTLLKIIAGVDKNYQGDVVFSPGYTVGYLEQEPKLDDDKTVMEIVREGAAETVAILDEYNNINDQFGLEEVYSDPDKMEKLMNRQAVLQDQIDAADAWELDTKLEIAMDALRTPDGDKKIGVLSGGERRRVALCRLLLQEPDVLLLDEPTNHLDAESVHWLEHHLAQYKGTVIAVTHDRYFLDNVAGWILELDRGEGIPWKGNYSSWLDQKSKRMAQESKTASKRQKTLERELEWVRQGAKGRQTKQKARLNNYDKLMSQDQKQLDEKLEIYIPNGPRLGTNVIEAKGVSKGYDDKLLYEDLNFNLPQAGIVGVIGPNGAGKTTIFRMIMGEETPDKGEFKVGETAKLAYVDQKHSNIDPEKSIWQNFSDGQELVLMGGKQVNSRAYLSRFNFSGSEQNKAVKLLSGGERNRLHLAMTLKEEGNVLLLDEPTNDLDVNTLRALEEGLENFAGCAVVISHDRWFLDRICTHILAFEGNSQVYFFEGSFSDYEENKKKRLGGDLMPKRIKYKKLVR; translated from the coding sequence ATGAGTGACGATAAAAAAGTAATTTTCTCAATGTCTGGCTTGACCAAGACGTTTCAAAGTGCACAAACACCTGTTTTAAAAAACATATATCTTAGCTTTTTTTACGGAGCAAAAATTGGGATTCTTGGTTTAAACGGTTCTGGTAAATCAACTTTACTAAAGATTATTGCAGGCGTTGATAAAAATTATCAAGGTGATGTGGTATTTTCTCCGGGATATACGGTTGGTTATTTAGAACAAGAGCCAAAGCTCGATGACGATAAGACAGTTATGGAAATTGTAAGAGAAGGTGCTGCGGAAACAGTAGCAATTCTAGATGAATATAACAATATTAATGATCAATTTGGTTTAGAGGAAGTTTATAGCGATCCAGATAAAATGGAAAAACTAATGAACCGTCAAGCAGTACTACAAGATCAAATTGATGCAGCAGATGCTTGGGAGCTTGACACCAAATTAGAAATAGCGATGGATGCGTTACGTACTCCAGATGGCGATAAAAAAATCGGAGTATTATCTGGTGGAGAGCGTCGTCGAGTGGCACTATGTAGATTATTGCTTCAAGAACCCGATGTTTTATTATTAGATGAACCTACTAACCACTTAGACGCAGAGTCTGTACATTGGTTAGAGCATCATTTGGCGCAATATAAAGGAACTGTCATTGCGGTAACTCACGATAGATATTTTTTAGATAACGTTGCTGGTTGGATTTTAGAGCTAGATAGAGGTGAAGGTATCCCTTGGAAAGGAAATTATTCATCTTGGTTAGATCAAAAATCTAAACGTATGGCTCAAGAAAGCAAAACAGCTTCAAAACGCCAAAAAACATTAGAGCGTGAGCTAGAGTGGGTAAGACAAGGAGCAAAAGGTCGCCAGACTAAGCAAAAAGCACGTTTGAATAATTACGATAAATTAATGAGTCAAGACCAAAAACAATTGGATGAGAAACTTGAAATTTACATTCCAAATGGACCACGTTTGGGAACCAATGTCATTGAAGCCAAAGGTGTAAGTAAAGGGTATGACGACAAATTACTTTATGAAGATTTAAATTTCAATCTACCACAAGCAGGCATTGTTGGGGTTATAGGACCAAATGGTGCTGGTAAAACCACAATTTTTAGAATGATCATGGGTGAGGAAACTCCAGATAAAGGGGAATTTAAAGTTGGTGAAACAGCAAAACTAGCGTATGTAGATCAAAAACATTCTAATATAGATCCAGAAAAATCAATATGGCAAAACTTTAGTGATGGTCAAGAATTGGTTTTGATGGGAGGTAAGCAAGTAAATTCCAGAGCATACTTAAGTCGATTTAATTTTTCTGGCAGTGAACAAAATAAAGCGGTAAAATTGCTTTCAGGTGGAGAACGCAACCGTTTACATTTAGCAATGACACTTAAAGAGGAAGGCAACGTATTGCTTTTAGATGAACCTACCAATGACCTTGATGTGAATACATTGAGAGCTTTAGAGGAAGGATTAGAAAATTTTGCTGGATGCGCAGTGGTTATTTCTCACGACAGATGGTTTTTAGATAGAATTTGTACACATATTTTAGCATTTGAAGGTAATAGTCAGGTATATTTTTTTGAGGGTAGTTTCTCAGATTACGAAGAAAATAAGAAAAAACGTTTAGGTGGAGATTTAATGCCAAAAAGAATTAAATATAAAAAGTTAGTAAGATAA
- a CDS encoding CAL67264 family membrane protein translates to MNKNTVLAWATTIMIIVGLGLIALGAFRYYEVAGYGFAAVGVGFFCIAWVFNALKGRV, encoded by the coding sequence ATGAACAAAAACACAGTGTTAGCTTGGGCTACCACAATAATGATTATTGTAGGATTAGGACTTATTGCTTTAGGTGCTTTTAGATATTACGAAGTCGCAGGATACGGTTTTGCAGCTGTAGGTGTTGGTTTTTTTTGCATAGCATGGGTATTCAATGCTTTAAAAGGACGCGTTTAG
- a CDS encoding pirin family protein produces MKTTITRAGERGFANHGWLQANHSFSFANYYDENNMNFGALRVLNDDTIAPKMGFGTHPHDNMEIITIPLSGVLKHRDSMHNEWQEVNVGEVQIMSAGQGVQHSEINGSNDTYLSLFQIWIVPNKRNVEARYGQKHFSASERKNKLQTLVTSIDEDTSSALQIHQDAKLSRLDLDREKTLDYALKSENHGVYILVISGDITVGEHKLETRDAIGISEVKDFLIAAHQETELLLIEVPMN; encoded by the coding sequence ATGAAAACAACTATAACAAGGGCAGGAGAAAGAGGTTTTGCAAATCATGGTTGGCTACAAGCTAACCACTCGTTTAGTTTTGCGAATTATTATGATGAAAATAACATGAATTTTGGAGCACTACGCGTCTTAAATGACGATACGATTGCACCAAAGATGGGTTTTGGTACGCATCCTCATGATAATATGGAAATCATTACGATCCCATTATCTGGAGTATTAAAACACAGAGATTCTATGCATAACGAATGGCAGGAAGTAAATGTTGGGGAAGTGCAAATAATGTCTGCAGGTCAAGGCGTGCAACACTCTGAGATTAATGGTTCAAATGATACATATTTAAGTTTATTTCAAATTTGGATTGTTCCGAATAAAAGGAATGTTGAAGCGCGTTACGGTCAAAAACATTTTAGTGCTTCAGAAAGAAAAAACAAATTACAAACTTTAGTGACATCAATCGATGAGGATACAAGTAGCGCTTTGCAAATTCATCAAGACGCTAAATTATCTAGATTGGATTTAGATCGCGAAAAAACACTTGATTACGCACTAAAATCTGAAAATCATGGAGTTTACATCTTAGTAATAAGTGGAGATATTACGGTAGGTGAACATAAATTAGAAACTCGTGATGCTATTGGAATTTCCGAAGTAAAAGATTTTTTAATTGCAGCTCATCAAGAAACCGAATTGTTATTAATAGAAGTCCCTATGAATTAA
- a CDS encoding MarR family winged helix-turn-helix transcriptional regulator: MGDLARDINSKFENNRIKALLNIIYTANWITSCQNEFFKDFGISPQQYNILRILRGADEALNVQTIKDRMLERSPNATRLMDKLCAKNLIERLPSQHDRRVVKIAITKEGRDLLSSIPNNMNNDLLKNLNEEEAEQLSDLLDKMR; this comes from the coding sequence ATGGGTGATTTAGCAAGGGATATCAATTCAAAATTCGAGAATAATAGAATCAAGGCATTGCTTAATATTATTTACACTGCAAATTGGATCACAAGTTGTCAAAACGAGTTTTTTAAAGATTTTGGCATTTCCCCTCAGCAGTACAATATTCTTAGAATTTTGAGAGGAGCAGATGAGGCACTCAATGTCCAAACGATTAAGGATAGAATGTTGGAGCGCTCACCCAATGCTACACGATTAATGGATAAACTTTGCGCTAAAAACCTAATTGAAAGGTTACCATCACAGCATGACAGACGCGTTGTTAAAATTGCCATAACTAAAGAGGGAAGAGATTTATTGTCATCAATTCCTAATAATATGAACAATGACTTACTTAAAAATTTAAATGAAGAAGAAGCGGAGCAATTAAGTGATTTGCTAGATAAGATGCGTTAA
- a CDS encoding GNAT family N-acetyltransferase, translated as MKKAYKMEVKHKQLDGEGKFFLEENGKEIGEMTYIVVDDHTIDINHTLIDKSYRGKDLGLKLIEKSAQFMRTNNLKAIPSCPYVDKVFSENSKYNDLRA; from the coding sequence TTGAAAAAAGCCTATAAAATGGAAGTCAAACACAAACAATTAGATGGAGAAGGAAAATTCTTTTTAGAAGAAAATGGAAAGGAAATAGGAGAAATGACTTACATAGTTGTAGATGACCACACCATTGATATCAATCATACTTTAATAGACAAATCGTATAGAGGCAAGGACTTGGGATTGAAATTAATTGAAAAGTCTGCGCAATTTATGCGAACTAATAATCTCAAAGCCATACCAAGCTGTCCTTATGTAGATAAGGTTTTTAGTGAAAATTCTAAATACAATGATTTGAGAGCTTAG
- a CDS encoding NADPH-dependent FMN reductase encodes MKNIIAFAGSNSTDSINKQLAVYTSTLVCNVNVSILDLNDFELPMYSKQLEEKEGIPENAKKFLKHIKETDGIVLSLAEYNGAYTSVFKNLFDWMSRIETKTFFNKSILLMATSPGARGGQSVLGIAMDRFPFHDANIVGKFSLPSFGDNFSEGKIVNKDLNDELIAEVKKFEKSL; translated from the coding sequence ATGAAAAACATTATAGCATTCGCTGGAAGCAACAGCACAGATTCAATAAACAAACAATTAGCAGTTTACACATCTACTTTAGTTTGTAATGTAAATGTTTCTATTTTAGATCTTAACGATTTTGAATTACCAATGTACAGTAAGCAATTAGAGGAAAAAGAAGGTATTCCAGAAAATGCTAAAAAGTTTTTAAAGCATATTAAGGAAACGGACGGTATAGTATTATCATTGGCAGAATACAACGGTGCCTATACATCGGTATTTAAAAATTTATTTGATTGGATGTCGAGAATCGAAACTAAAACATTCTTTAATAAGTCCATTTTGTTGATGGCAACCTCTCCTGGAGCACGAGGTGGACAATCGGTTTTAGGTATTGCGATGGATCGCTTTCCATTTCATGATGCCAATATTGTAGGTAAATTTTCATTACCATCTTTTGGTGATAATTTTTCCGAAGGAAAAATAGTAAACAAAGATCTTAACGACGAGCTTATTGCTGAAGTTAAAAAATTTGAAAAAAGCCTATAA
- a CDS encoding acyl-CoA carboxylase subunit beta → MDLNFNKNEDHNKLLLSDLKKRLAKVKLGGGEKRIEKHHAKGKMTARERVNFLLDSKKPSIEIGAFAGEDMYEEHGGCPSGGVVVKMGYVSGKQCIVVANDATVKAGAWFPITGKKNLRAQEISIENRLPIIYLVDSAGVYLPMQDEIFPDKEHFGRIFRNNAVMSSMGITQIAAVMGSCVAGGAYLPIMSDEALIVDKTGSIFLAGSYLVKAAIGETIDNETLGGATTHCEISGVTDYKAKDDKDALETIQRLMDKIGDYDKAGFNRAVSKKPTENPDDIFGILPRSRADQYDMKEIIKRLVDNSEFDEYKEGYGKTIITAYARIDGWAVGIVANQRKLVKTKKGEMQFGGVIYNDSADKATRFIANCNQKKIPLVFLQDVTGFMVGSKSEHGGIIKDGAKMVNAVSNSVVPKFTIILGNSYGAGNYAMCGKAYDPRLIAAWPSAELAVMSGNSAAKVLLQIEKASLLKRGEKITEAKEKELFDKIKNRYDNQVSPYYAAARIWTDAIIDPLETRTWISMGIEAADHAPIEKKFNMGVLQV, encoded by the coding sequence ATGGATTTAAACTTCAACAAAAACGAAGATCACAATAAACTACTTCTTTCAGACTTAAAAAAACGTTTGGCAAAGGTAAAATTAGGAGGCGGAGAAAAACGTATCGAAAAACATCACGCCAAAGGTAAAATGACTGCCAGAGAACGTGTAAATTTCTTATTGGACTCTAAAAAGCCATCTATAGAAATTGGAGCGTTTGCTGGAGAAGACATGTATGAGGAGCATGGAGGCTGTCCTTCTGGAGGTGTTGTTGTAAAGATGGGTTATGTGTCAGGCAAGCAATGTATTGTTGTCGCCAATGATGCTACTGTAAAAGCTGGTGCCTGGTTCCCTATCACTGGCAAGAAAAATTTGCGTGCACAAGAAATTTCTATAGAAAATAGATTACCAATTATATACTTGGTGGATTCTGCAGGTGTGTATTTACCAATGCAAGATGAAATTTTCCCAGACAAAGAACATTTTGGTCGCATTTTTAGAAATAATGCAGTCATGAGCAGCATGGGAATTACACAAATTGCTGCAGTAATGGGAAGTTGCGTTGCTGGCGGAGCGTATTTACCAATCATGAGTGACGAAGCTTTAATCGTAGATAAAACAGGAAGTATTTTTCTAGCAGGAAGTTATTTAGTGAAGGCTGCCATTGGGGAAACCATAGATAATGAAACTTTAGGAGGTGCGACAACACACTGCGAAATTTCTGGAGTGACCGATTATAAAGCAAAAGATGACAAGGATGCTCTGGAAACCATCCAGCGCTTAATGGATAAAATTGGTGATTATGATAAAGCTGGATTCAATCGAGCTGTATCAAAAAAACCTACAGAAAATCCTGATGATATCTTCGGAATCTTGCCAAGATCACGTGCAGATCAATACGATATGAAAGAAATTATCAAACGACTAGTTGACAACAGTGAGTTTGACGAATATAAAGAAGGCTACGGAAAAACAATCATCACAGCCTACGCAAGAATTGATGGTTGGGCAGTTGGTATTGTTGCCAACCAACGAAAATTGGTGAAGACCAAAAAGGGAGAAATGCAGTTTGGTGGTGTCATCTATAATGATAGTGCAGACAAGGCAACACGCTTTATTGCTAATTGCAACCAAAAGAAAATCCCTTTGGTCTTTTTACAGGATGTTACAGGTTTTATGGTTGGTAGTAAATCTGAACATGGTGGTATCATTAAAGATGGTGCAAAAATGGTGAATGCGGTGAGTAATTCCGTAGTTCCAAAATTTACTATTATCCTCGGAAACAGTTACGGAGCAGGAAATTACGCCATGTGCGGAAAAGCTTACGACCCTAGATTAATCGCTGCTTGGCCAAGCGCAGAACTTGCGGTGATGAGCGGGAATTCCGCAGCAAAAGTATTATTGCAGATTGAAAAAGCATCGCTTCTTAAAAGAGGAGAAAAAATTACCGAAGCCAAAGAAAAAGAGCTTTTCGATAAAATCAAAAATAGATACGATAACCAAGTATCACCATATTATGCTGCAGCTCGCATTTGGACGGATGCTATTATTGATCCATTAGAAACCAGAACATGGATTAGTATGGGTATAGAAGCTGCAGACCACGCTCCTATTGAGAAAAAATTTAATATGGGCGTTTTACAGGTATAA
- a CDS encoding MFS transporter, whose translation MSQQKSTSSVFTIILLILAGEAVFILPFVLVRIFRTTFLESFAITQTELGSCFSVYGLVALFSYLFGGPLADKFRPHVLMSIALMLTAVGGFYLASYPSLAKLHLLYGFWGFTTIFLFWAAMIKATRIWGGESKQGIAFGFLDGGRGLVAALFGSVGVFIFSAFITKDIELTSILERKEAFKEVITYTSIAVSIVAILVFFFLRKLDASEEKNLKTKIGKSKLLTLENFKMVMQFKAVWLLMVIILCAYFGYKMTDLFSQYAEDVMNYNKIEAAKVGTSLLYMRPIIGVVIGLMADRTRASLWIVIGFLLMVITSSIFASGIINDSSTLLFITSIGTMALGVYSARVLYFATLEEAKIPLAATGTAVGFISIIGYTPDIFAGPLMGYFLDANPGAVGLENVFGVMTLFSVIGLIASFWFYRHSKSILLKTKI comes from the coding sequence ATGTCTCAACAGAAAAGCACCTCTTCAGTTTTTACGATCATCTTGCTCATATTAGCTGGAGAAGCTGTTTTCATTTTACCTTTTGTACTCGTTAGAATTTTTAGAACCACATTTTTAGAATCTTTCGCCATTACACAAACAGAATTGGGAAGTTGTTTTTCTGTTTACGGTCTCGTTGCGTTGTTTTCTTATTTGTTTGGTGGTCCATTGGCAGATAAATTTCGTCCGCATGTATTAATGTCTATCGCTTTGATGCTCACTGCGGTTGGCGGGTTTTATTTGGCGTCTTATCCATCGTTAGCCAAACTTCATTTACTTTATGGGTTTTGGGGATTCACCACTATTTTTCTCTTTTGGGCTGCCATGATTAAAGCTACCAGGATTTGGGGAGGAGAGAGCAAACAAGGTATCGCATTTGGATTTTTAGACGGTGGACGGGGTTTGGTGGCAGCACTATTTGGATCGGTTGGTGTGTTTATTTTTTCAGCATTTATAACCAAAGATATTGAGCTTACATCTATTTTAGAGCGAAAAGAAGCTTTCAAAGAGGTCATTACCTACACGTCAATTGCAGTTTCTATAGTTGCAATTCTTGTATTCTTTTTTCTTCGGAAATTAGATGCTTCCGAAGAAAAAAATCTTAAAACTAAAATCGGAAAATCAAAATTACTTACTCTAGAAAATTTTAAAATGGTCATGCAGTTTAAAGCTGTTTGGCTTTTGATGGTCATTATTTTATGCGCTTATTTTGGATATAAAATGACAGATCTCTTTAGCCAATATGCAGAAGATGTTATGAATTATAATAAAATTGAAGCTGCAAAAGTAGGCACTTCGCTTTTGTATATGAGACCAATTATAGGTGTTGTCATTGGCTTGATGGCAGATCGTACCCGAGCATCACTTTGGATTGTTATTGGGTTTTTATTGATGGTTATAACCAGTTCTATTTTTGCAAGCGGAATTATCAATGACAGTTCTACTCTTTTATTTATAACCTCCATAGGCACGATGGCTCTTGGCGTTTATTCTGCAAGGGTTCTATATTTTGCAACTTTAGAAGAAGCTAAAATCCCGTTGGCAGCAACAGGAACAGCGGTTGGTTTTATCTCAATCATAGGTTATACACCAGATATCTTTGCTGGACCGCTAATGGGTTATTTTCTGGATGCCAACCCTGGAGCAGTTGGATTAGAAAACGTTTTTGGTGTGATGACCTTATTTTCGGTTATTGGATTAATAGCATCTTTTTGGTTTTATAGACACTCTAAATCAATATTATTAAAAACTAAGATTTAA
- a CDS encoding AMP-binding protein encodes MTPTHNKVHSKFKLNGTNFDHEELKEVAYSLVKEGEPYEKITGNFLLDWLDEKDYIFAQTSGSTGKPKKIKLSKQAMVNSSIATGNYLQLQLGDTSLHCLPTNYIAGKMMLIRALILGLEVDLVEPASRPVFDYEKKYRFCAMLPMQLKSTLTYLHNVDIMIVGGSTVSSDLIASTQSLNTKVYATYGMTETATHIALKPLNDLNKKSYFKVLPDVKISQDERGCLVIDAPKVAPNKIVTNDIVKLHSETEFEWLGRIDNVINSGGLKLFPEQIEEQLKGKIKEQFFITSEADENLGQQLILILEAEEANLDKAIFKGLGKFEIPKKIYPVPQFVMTETGKIQRKKTLEKIKS; translated from the coding sequence ATGACACCAACTCACAATAAAGTACATTCAAAATTTAAACTCAACGGTACAAATTTTGATCACGAAGAATTAAAAGAAGTAGCCTACAGCTTAGTTAAAGAAGGAGAGCCTTATGAAAAAATCACTGGTAATTTTCTATTAGACTGGTTGGATGAGAAAGACTATATATTTGCGCAAACGTCTGGATCTACGGGTAAACCTAAAAAAATAAAACTAAGCAAACAAGCCATGGTGAATTCTTCAATTGCTACTGGTAATTATTTGCAATTACAACTTGGAGATACATCACTTCATTGTTTGCCAACAAACTATATTGCTGGTAAAATGATGTTAATTAGAGCCTTAATATTAGGTCTTGAGGTTGATTTGGTTGAGCCTGCATCACGTCCTGTTTTTGATTATGAAAAAAAATATAGGTTTTGTGCCATGCTGCCAATGCAATTGAAATCTACATTGACCTATTTGCACAATGTTGATATTATGATTGTAGGAGGTTCTACTGTTTCTTCAGATTTGATAGCATCTACACAATCCCTAAACACTAAGGTCTATGCAACTTATGGCATGACCGAAACTGCCACGCATATTGCTTTAAAGCCATTAAATGACTTAAATAAGAAGTCTTACTTTAAAGTATTGCCAGATGTAAAAATATCTCAAGACGAAAGAGGGTGTTTGGTAATCGATGCTCCAAAAGTGGCACCTAACAAAATTGTCACTAATGATATTGTTAAATTGCATTCAGAAACAGAATTTGAGTGGCTTGGTCGCATAGATAATGTCATCAATTCTGGTGGATTAAAATTGTTTCCAGAGCAAATTGAAGAGCAGTTAAAAGGAAAAATCAAGGAGCAATTTTTTATAACTTCGGAAGCTGATGAAAACCTGGGGCAGCAACTCATTCTAATCTTAGAAGCAGAAGAGGCTAATTTAGATAAAGCTATTTTTAAGGGATTAGGAAAATTTGAAATTCCGAAGAAGATATATCCAGTTCCTCAATTCGTGATGACAGAGACCGGTAAAATCCAGCGTAAAAAGACTTTGGAAAAAATTAAATCTTAG
- a CDS encoding CPBP family intramembrane glutamic endopeptidase codes for MFIAQAFKAQHDFWRYLVGSLIVFIAAVIGQLPLLGAVVYKTIEQGGNLENVSEATMYALLDSNLFLFLMLISFVMAFVGLWIAVRTLHNQKMVSIATSRPKLDWKRIMFAFVFWGIISSSLVLVDYFYLSPENYEFNFEPQRFLILAIIAIALIPIQTSLEEYLFRGYLMQGFGMLAKNRWFPLLMTSLIFGLLHIANPEIEKLGYSLLVYYIGTGLFLGIMTLMDEGTELALGFHAANNLFTALLVTSDWTAFQTHSILKDTAEPSLEFIDMVLPVFIIFPIILFVFAKVYKWKNWKEKLFGDIHEPPTEDYKIIGE; via the coding sequence ATGTTTATAGCACAAGCTTTTAAAGCGCAACATGATTTTTGGAGGTATTTAGTAGGTTCTTTGATTGTTTTTATCGCTGCAGTTATAGGGCAACTTCCTTTATTGGGAGCTGTCGTTTATAAAACTATAGAACAAGGAGGCAATCTTGAAAATGTGAGTGAAGCAACAATGTATGCACTTTTAGATTCTAATCTCTTCTTGTTTTTAATGCTCATTTCCTTTGTGATGGCATTTGTTGGCTTATGGATCGCGGTAAGAACCTTACACAACCAAAAGATGGTTAGTATTGCAACTTCCCGACCAAAACTCGATTGGAAACGTATCATGTTTGCATTCGTATTTTGGGGAATTATCTCATCTAGTCTTGTTTTAGTAGATTATTTTTATCTGTCCCCAGAAAATTATGAGTTCAATTTTGAGCCTCAGCGTTTTCTAATTTTAGCTATAATAGCAATTGCCCTAATTCCAATCCAAACAAGTTTAGAGGAGTATTTATTTAGAGGTTATTTGATGCAAGGCTTTGGTATGCTTGCAAAAAACAGATGGTTTCCATTGCTAATGACTTCACTTATTTTTGGACTATTACATATTGCAAATCCAGAAATTGAAAAACTAGGTTATTCGTTATTGGTCTATTACATAGGTACTGGTTTATTTTTAGGGATCATGACCTTAATGGATGAGGGCACAGAGCTCGCTTTAGGTTTTCACGCAGCAAATAATTTGTTCACTGCTTTGTTGGTAACTTCAGACTGGACTGCATTTCAAACCCATTCTATTCTAAAAGATACAGCAGAGCCTAGTTTAGAATTTATAGATATGGTGTTACCGGTATTTATAATTTTTCCAATTATTTTATTTGTTTTTGCTAAAGTATATAAATGGAAAAACTGGAAAGAAAAATTGTTTGGTGACATTCATGAGCCACCAACAGAAGACTATAAAATCATTGGAGAATAA